From Microbacterium invictum, the proteins below share one genomic window:
- a CDS encoding thioredoxin family protein, with the protein MATIDLTGESFGGTVAGEGIVLVDFWAAWCGPCRAFAPAFEAASERHPDVVFAKVDTEAEVGLATANRITSIPTLMVIRDGVLVYKQPGALPEPQLELLISKARELDMDDVRRQIAESPTAA; encoded by the coding sequence ATGGCCACGATCGATCTGACCGGTGAGAGCTTCGGCGGCACGGTCGCGGGGGAGGGCATCGTCCTCGTCGACTTCTGGGCGGCGTGGTGCGGCCCGTGCCGCGCGTTCGCTCCCGCGTTCGAGGCCGCGTCCGAACGTCACCCCGACGTCGTCTTCGCGAAGGTCGACACCGAAGCGGAAGTCGGTCTCGCCACGGCGAACCGCATCACTTCCATCCCCACGCTGATGGTCATCCGTGACGGTGTCCTGGTCTACAAGCAGCCCGGCGCGCTCCCCGAACCCCAGCTCGAGCTTCTGATCAGCAAGGCCCGCGAACTCGACATGGACGACGTGCGCCGGCAGATCGCCGAATCGCCCACCGCGGCCTGA
- a CDS encoding MBL fold metallo-hydrolase: protein MLLERLYDDDLAHASYVTGCQRTGEAIVVDPRRDVQVYLDLAAKHGMTITAVTETHIHADYLSGTRELAARTGATMYVSGEGGPDWQYGSGFQEATRMMHGHRITVGNITVEAVHTPGHTPEHLSFLVTDGAASSEPGYVLTGDFVFVGDVGRPDLLDEAAGGVDTRFDGARDLFASLRDRFLTLPDYVQVLPAHGSGSACGKALGAVPSSTVGYERRFAWWAPYLAAGDEQGFIDTLLNDQPDAHAYFARMKRQNRVGPALRGQLSPLTEYSASELRADIEGDRVIVVDTRHHSLVHEGTVPGALNVPGVAKAASYGAWVYDPEVETRPLVLLIDSANAAAQFRDHLLRVGIDQVDGFTTPLDGLPTVQPKTIAPTDLDQVDAALLLDVRNRTEYTAGHIPGAKQLSGGRALWHTDELPAGKILTYCQSGVRNSVVASALRRAGHDVIEIEGSYNAWVAANTPQATAA from the coding sequence ATGCTCCTCGAACGCCTCTATGACGACGACCTCGCCCACGCCAGCTATGTCACCGGCTGCCAGCGCACCGGCGAAGCGATCGTGGTCGACCCGCGCCGCGACGTGCAGGTCTACCTCGACCTCGCCGCGAAGCACGGCATGACCATCACCGCCGTCACCGAAACCCACATCCACGCGGACTACCTCTCCGGCACCCGCGAGCTCGCCGCCCGCACCGGAGCGACAATGTACGTCTCCGGTGAGGGCGGACCCGACTGGCAGTACGGTTCCGGGTTCCAGGAGGCCACCCGGATGATGCACGGCCACCGCATCACTGTCGGGAACATCACCGTTGAGGCGGTCCACACCCCCGGGCATACTCCCGAGCACCTGTCCTTCCTGGTCACCGACGGCGCCGCCTCCTCTGAGCCGGGCTACGTCCTGACCGGTGACTTCGTGTTCGTCGGTGACGTCGGGCGACCGGACCTGCTCGATGAGGCCGCCGGCGGTGTCGACACCCGCTTCGACGGTGCTCGCGACCTGTTCGCCAGCCTCCGCGACCGTTTCCTCACCCTGCCCGACTACGTGCAGGTTCTCCCCGCTCACGGGTCGGGTTCCGCATGCGGTAAAGCGCTCGGCGCCGTCCCCAGCTCGACCGTCGGCTACGAACGGCGCTTCGCGTGGTGGGCACCGTACCTTGCAGCGGGCGACGAGCAGGGGTTCATCGACACGCTGCTGAACGATCAGCCCGACGCGCACGCGTACTTCGCGCGCATGAAGCGGCAGAACCGCGTCGGGCCGGCCCTGCGTGGCCAGCTCAGCCCGTTGACCGAGTACTCGGCGTCCGAGCTTCGCGCGGACATTGAGGGCGACCGGGTCATCGTGGTCGACACCCGCCACCACTCCCTCGTCCATGAGGGCACCGTGCCGGGCGCGCTGAACGTCCCCGGGGTTGCGAAAGCGGCCAGCTACGGCGCGTGGGTCTACGACCCCGAGGTCGAAACGCGTCCGCTCGTGCTGCTCATCGACTCCGCGAACGCCGCAGCCCAGTTCCGGGACCACCTGCTGCGCGTCGGTATCGACCAGGTCGACGGGTTCACCACCCCCCTCGACGGTCTTCCCACGGTGCAGCCCAAGACGATCGCCCCGACCGACCTTGACCAGGTCGACGCGGCGCTCCTCCTCGATGTCCGCAACCGCACCGAGTACACCGCGGGCCACATCCCCGGCGCCAAGCAGCTCTCCGGCGGCCGTGCGCTCTGGCACACCGACGAACTGCCCGCCGGCAAGATCCTGACCTACTGCCAGAGCGGGGTTCGTAACAGCGTCGTCGCCAGCGCCCTCCGCCGCGCCGGGCACGACGTCATCGAAATCGAAGGCAGCTACAACGCCTGGGTCGCCGCCAACACGCCCCAGGCCACCGCGGCCTGA
- a CDS encoding sulfite exporter TauE/SafE family protein, producing the protein MTLAVLVGVALGLLGGGGSILTVPIFTLVLGTGTREAIVSSLFVVAITSAVSTALRIGRREVRWKVAAIFAATGLIGGVAGGVVGQFLPEPVLTVLFAAIMIVTAIAMMRPREEHTEPRQTRPIVRTTRTAATGLGVGVLTGALGAGGGFLIVPALTFLGLPIAAAVGTSLLVIVVNSSAGFLTQISTVAIHWPTVLTFTALAVAGSFIGLALSCRLPAAGIRTGFGVLVLAVGLTMLTALIIQTLSA; encoded by the coding sequence ATGACCCTCGCGGTCCTGGTCGGTGTCGCACTCGGGCTCCTCGGCGGCGGGGGCTCCATCCTCACCGTCCCCATCTTCACTCTCGTCCTCGGCACCGGAACACGAGAAGCGATCGTCTCCTCCCTCTTCGTCGTCGCTATCACTAGCGCGGTCTCCACCGCGCTCCGGATCGGTCGACGCGAGGTGCGGTGGAAGGTCGCAGCGATCTTCGCCGCGACCGGGCTGATCGGGGGCGTAGCTGGCGGGGTGGTCGGCCAGTTCCTCCCGGAACCCGTCCTCACGGTCCTGTTTGCTGCGATCATGATCGTCACCGCAATCGCCATGATGCGGCCCCGGGAAGAGCACACCGAACCTCGTCAGACGCGGCCGATCGTGCGGACAACCCGAACGGCAGCCACCGGCCTCGGCGTGGGAGTCCTCACGGGAGCCCTAGGAGCCGGCGGCGGGTTTCTCATCGTCCCCGCACTCACCTTCCTCGGCCTCCCCATTGCCGCGGCCGTGGGGACCTCGCTCCTGGTCATCGTCGTGAACTCGTCCGCCGGGTTCCTCACGCAAATCAGCACCGTGGCCATCCACTGGCCCACCGTCCTCACCTTCACCGCCCTCGCGGTCGCCGGATCGTTCATCGGCCTGGCGCTCTCGTGCCGCCTCCCCGCCGCCGGCATCCGCACCGGATTCGGAGTCCTCGTGCTGGCCGTGGGGCTGA